A section of the Petrimonas sulfuriphila genome encodes:
- a CDS encoding gamma-glutamyltransferase, whose protein sequence is MAITGKSLGASAGAMIFQQGGNAVDAACAMLGATCTLWDVLSWGGETQALIYNPKTEKVIAINALGVAPTGATAGFFKDQGCDFPPEYGPLAAVTPGTAGGLCYMLANYGTMSLKDVLAPSIELAKGFPVDVPFETSVSRDKERLSQWKYSKKVFITRPSEEKETPVSGEIFVQENLAETLQKLVDAEQQALKEGISRKEAIMAAYDRFYKGDIAAEIVRSVREQGGLFTMEDLARWKPVEEEPLHTNYKGIDVFKLQSWTQGAAMLQSLNILENFDLRQMGYNSPKYIHTVYQAMNMAFADRDFYYGDPYVHPDIPIKGLLSKEYSRKRASEMWHDKNNPSVGPGDPYPFEGKKNPFIKILKERGFDRDPVEDRDFVPKHDVVSLSEMDSLYQDRLHRGTTSIVAADAEGWVVSVTPSGGWIPACIAGSTGIGLSQRMQSFVLDESLNPFNVVAPGKRPRVTLTPSLALKEGKPFLAFAVQGGDTQEQNLLQFFLNIVEFGMNTQQAAEAANINSNQLWLSLGGTRTEDRSPRAGQILLNTQTPGPTRQELTAMGYMLQFSDRTSGPVNAIYFDRKNGTMRGGSSNHGEDYGIAW, encoded by the coding sequence ATGGCCATCACCGGAAAAAGCCTGGGAGCCTCGGCAGGAGCCATGATCTTTCAGCAGGGTGGTAATGCGGTGGATGCCGCCTGTGCTATGTTGGGAGCTACCTGCACGTTGTGGGATGTGCTAAGCTGGGGTGGCGAGACGCAAGCCTTGATCTACAATCCAAAAACGGAAAAGGTGATCGCTATAAATGCCCTTGGCGTTGCACCTACGGGAGCTACCGCCGGTTTCTTCAAAGATCAGGGGTGTGATTTCCCTCCCGAATACGGCCCGTTGGCTGCCGTCACACCCGGTACGGCAGGCGGTTTGTGTTATATGCTTGCCAACTACGGTACGATGAGCCTGAAGGATGTTTTGGCTCCTTCTATTGAGCTGGCGAAAGGATTCCCGGTTGATGTCCCTTTCGAAACCAGCGTCTCGAGGGACAAAGAACGATTGTCACAGTGGAAATACAGCAAAAAGGTTTTTATCACCAGACCGAGTGAAGAAAAAGAAACGCCGGTGTCGGGGGAGATTTTTGTTCAGGAGAATTTGGCGGAGACCTTGCAAAAACTTGTTGACGCAGAGCAACAGGCCCTGAAAGAAGGTATAAGCCGGAAGGAGGCCATAATGGCCGCTTACGACAGGTTCTACAAAGGAGATATTGCAGCGGAGATTGTTCGGAGCGTACGAGAACAGGGAGGGCTGTTTACGATGGAAGACCTGGCCCGCTGGAAGCCTGTTGAAGAAGAACCCCTACACACGAATTACAAGGGAATAGATGTGTTCAAGCTGCAGTCGTGGACGCAAGGAGCGGCAATGCTGCAAAGCCTGAACATCCTGGAAAACTTCGATTTAAGGCAAATGGGGTATAACAGCCCGAAGTATATTCACACGGTTTATCAGGCCATGAACATGGCTTTTGCGGATCGTGATTTCTATTACGGTGATCCCTATGTTCATCCCGATATTCCCATCAAAGGATTATTGAGCAAGGAATATTCCAGAAAGCGGGCGTCCGAAATGTGGCATGATAAAAATAACCCGTCGGTTGGGCCCGGGGACCCGTATCCGTTCGAAGGAAAGAAAAATCCATTTATAAAGATTCTGAAGGAACGCGGATTTGACCGGGACCCGGTAGAAGACAGGGATTTTGTTCCCAAGCACGATGTCGTTTCGCTCTCAGAGATGGACTCCCTTTATCAGGACAGGTTACATCGGGGAACAACCTCAATAGTAGCTGCCGACGCTGAAGGATGGGTGGTCTCGGTCACACCTTCCGGTGGATGGATTCCTGCCTGCATTGCCGGAAGCACAGGAATAGGGTTGAGCCAGCGGATGCAGAGTTTCGTTCTCGACGAATCGCTTAACCCATTCAACGTGGTGGCACCTGGAAAACGTCCGAGGGTTACGCTTACACCCAGCCTGGCGTTGAAGGAGGGAAAGCCGTTTCTGGCTTTTGCCGTACAGGGTGGAGATACACAAGAACAAAACCTGTTGCAGTTCTTCCTGAATATAGTGGAGTTTGGAATGAATACGCAGCAGGCGGCTGAAGCCGCAAATATCAACTCCAACCAGTTGTGGTTGTCGCTGGGCGGCACAAGAACTGAAGATCGTAGTCCCAGGGCAGGGCAGATTTTACTCAACACACAAACGCCCGGTCCGACCCGTCAGGAGTTAACGGCAATGGGATATATGCTGCAGTTTTCTGATCGGACAAGCGGACCAGTGAATGCCATTTATTTCGACCGGAAGAACGGGACTATGCGCGGTGGAAGCAGTAACCACGGCGAGGATTACGGAATTGCGTGGTGA
- a CDS encoding PQQ-dependent sugar dehydrogenase has translation MKHFKFAAIISLAWFFASASCVEQKDSDGGDIDQTPTEQEPQAGTLPPVETGKANTNYKPAFEGQTRIAGVKTTTPYEAKVIASGLASPWAVTALPDGRLAITEKGGTMRIATTEGTVSPPISGFPAVDDRGQGGLLDVAPAPDFEASRMLYFTLAEKTTQGSLTAVGKGKLSADETTIENFQIIFRAVPYFDNSMHFGSRIVFDKRGNIFVSTGERSDLRTRPNAQLLNTGHGKVIHITTEGKPVAGNPFINTEGALPEIYSYGHRNPQGLDIHPLTQELWLSEMGPRGGDEINLVKPGKNYGWPTITYGIEYSGAAISGGATQKEGLEQPVYYWDPVLSPSGMAFYSSSAIPEWQNNLFIGGLNSKHIARIVLKDNKVIGEERLLAGENQRFRDVGDGKDGAIYAVTDEGRLYRIAKK, from the coding sequence TGGAGGGGATATCGACCAGACACCGACGGAGCAAGAACCTCAGGCGGGGACATTGCCTCCGGTAGAGACAGGGAAAGCCAATACAAATTACAAGCCCGCGTTTGAAGGGCAAACCCGGATTGCAGGGGTGAAAACAACCACTCCCTACGAAGCTAAGGTTATTGCAAGCGGATTGGCGAGCCCCTGGGCTGTTACTGCCCTTCCTGACGGGAGGTTAGCCATCACTGAAAAAGGAGGCACAATGCGCATAGCCACCACTGAGGGTACAGTCAGCCCCCCCATCTCCGGATTTCCTGCCGTTGACGACAGGGGCCAGGGAGGGTTGCTCGACGTAGCTCCGGCTCCCGATTTTGAGGCCAGCAGGATGCTTTACTTCACCCTTGCCGAAAAGACAACGCAAGGATCGCTTACAGCAGTGGGTAAGGGCAAGCTCTCTGCTGACGAAACAACCATCGAGAATTTTCAGATCATTTTCAGGGCCGTTCCATACTTCGACAATAGCATGCACTTCGGAAGCCGCATCGTTTTTGACAAGCGTGGAAATATTTTCGTTTCCACCGGTGAACGATCGGATTTGAGAACAAGGCCCAATGCACAATTACTCAATACCGGACACGGGAAAGTAATTCATATCACCACCGAAGGGAAACCGGTTGCCGGTAATCCGTTTATCAATACAGAAGGTGCATTGCCCGAGATTTACTCCTATGGGCATCGAAATCCACAAGGACTCGACATCCATCCGCTTACCCAGGAACTCTGGTTATCGGAAATGGGGCCGCGAGGCGGTGATGAAATCAACCTGGTCAAACCCGGCAAAAATTACGGATGGCCAACCATCACGTATGGAATTGAATACAGCGGTGCTGCCATCAGTGGTGGAGCTACGCAAAAAGAAGGACTGGAACAGCCGGTATATTATTGGGATCCTGTCCTCTCTCCCAGCGGAATGGCATTCTATTCTTCCAGTGCAATTCCAGAATGGCAGAACAACCTGTTTATAGGTGGGTTGAACAGCAAACACATAGCCCGAATAGTCCTGAAAGACAATAAAGTTATCGGTGAAGAAAGACTGCTCGCCGGCGAAAATCAACGATTTCGAGATGTCGGCGATGGAAAGGATGGAGCAATTTATGCCGTTACCGATGAAGGCCGGCTGTACCGGATTGCGAAGAAATGA
- a CDS encoding VOC family protein → MAKLNPYLNFDGTCEEAFRFYKVVFGGEFLGDVHKMKDIPGMEIPEEAKNRIMHVALPVRNDLLMGSDVFPGQPFVQGNNNYISLFPESREEADRLFGALSEGGEVEMPMADQFWGDYFGSLKDKFGVYWMINYNSANQ, encoded by the coding sequence ATGGCTAAATTAAATCCTTACCTCAATTTTGACGGTACTTGCGAAGAAGCATTTCGTTTTTATAAAGTTGTTTTTGGCGGTGAATTTCTGGGAGATGTTCACAAAATGAAAGACATCCCAGGCATGGAAATACCTGAAGAAGCCAAAAACAGGATTATGCACGTAGCACTTCCTGTCAGAAATGATCTTTTAATGGGTTCTGATGTGTTTCCGGGGCAACCGTTTGTTCAGGGGAATAATAACTATATCAGCCTCTTTCCCGAAAGCAGGGAAGAGGCTGACCGTTTATTCGGAGCTTTGTCGGAAGGCGGTGAAGTGGAAATGCCTATGGCTGACCAGTTTTGGGGTGATTATTTCGGAAGCTTGAAAGATAAATTTGGAGTCTACTGGATGATTAATTATAATTCTGCAAATCAGTAA